ATTACAAACTGAAGTGTTATCAGTATGGACAATATTGCTGAGATAAACCTATGAAGATACTGATTCGACTTCTTTAAAATCAGAAATGTCTTTGACTACATTGAAGGTATAttcatataattttatttatagatggaaaatcagcattttctttttctcaactGCTCTTTTTTGTCTTGTAGTTATAGACGGTACTGATACAGCACCCAAGGAAAATAATAACTGAGTTGTTGTGTAGTCTGTATAGTGTCTAGTCCTTATTATCTACTGTATTACTTGCCAATTAATACTTCTCCCAATCCTCTTgcaattctgtttttatgtttttggtggTAGGGCTgtaatttatgttatttacatgttaatttCTGGAACTATCTTATgtggttttaaatgttaaaatgtttgggtttttttatatTCCCTTATAACCTCTGTTTGTTTAGTATCAGAAACAAAGTAAATGTTTCTCCTTTGGGTAGTTTCCACATGATGCATATAGACATCAATGACTAATCAGGTCAAAGGTTGTTGTCACTGTTGTAAATATAGAAAAGAATCAATGTTTTTTTAGCAGTTGTCTACCACCTGTGTCTCTTACTTCCTaaattctgtttgttgtttgtttacttgcTTTGGTTTAGGGTCAGAATGGAGCTGGTGGTGAGGAGTGAAGTCATTCTCTCAGTTTACATAATTGCCTTCCTGATAGGCCTGCCAGCCAACCTCCTGGCTCTCTATGCCTTCAGTGTAAAGATCCACTCCAAGCCACATCCAACAAACATCCTGCTACTCAATCTGACCGTCTCTGATCTGCTCTTCTTGATCATCCTTCCCCTCAAGATGTATGAGGCAGCATCGGGCATGATGTGGAAACTACCCAATTTCCTGTGCTCCATCAcctccttcatcttcttttcCACAATCTACACCAGCTCTTTGTTGCTGATGGCAGTGAGTGTGGTTCGATACATAGCTGTAGCTTTTCCTATCACCTATCGTCAGCTGCAGAAACCTGTGTATACAATAGTGATCAGCGCTATTATTTGGATTATCTCAGCAGCACACTGCAGCATCACTTTCATCACCCAACACCACCCTTCCCTGTCCAGCAACAACACCAGTGTGTGTTATGAGAACTTTACAGAGAAGCAGTTGAAGGTCCTCCTCTCAGTACGTTTGGAGTTGTTCTTTGTGCTCTGCCTTATACCTCTCCTAATTTGTATTTACTGCTACTTGAGCTGCATCTTCATCCTGTACAGTCGCCCCAGGATATCCCAGATGCAGAAGCAGAAGGCCATCGGCATGGCCTTGGGGACTCTAGCTGTGTTTCTCATTTGTGTGTTGCCATATAACATCTCACATGTAATGGGCTTCTTTCAGGGTGAGAGCCCAAAATGGAGGTACTACACCCTGCTGCTTAGCACCTTCAACACCTGTATTGATCCCATAATCTTCtacttttcctcctctgccttcCACTGCACTGGTAAAAAGTCCGTTTTCAGAAATTGTAGATTACTTGTTTCAGGATCACATACGCAAGGCACAATCTCTAGCTAAGAGTAAAACATGATATCAATACTATACAGTATACCCAGcttcaatgtttttattgtattgtatactGTATTAcagatacaatacaatatagCCATATTTAACGGTTAATTAAATGCTTTCTACCCCAAACCACTGTAGAACATCTTATGATAAAACCACAAGATGCATTAAGTGCATATGCAATATGTATATGTGTCCTCTATTCTTGAATGGGAATTGGCACCCTTGGCAAattatttcctgtttattttaacGTGGGCCAGCCACTGTTCTGCACTCATGTATCCTGTGGgcaaacatgtaaaatatacctgcaaaacaaagcATAGGTAAGCTGTAAAGTAGTATGGTGTTCACGTAAAAGCTCATCTGTACATATACTATGTTATGTACAAttaagtgtatttgtttttaggTCTCTAGTGTACACAATTCTTACTGATGTGTGagtttgaaaatatataatGGGGATTTTAATGAGTTCAATTCTTGTGAAACATCAAACGACACCTTTGACAACTTGAAGAATTTCTGTGAATAGAATTTCATGAAAAATTAAACTGTTCATCTGACAAcagtttattgatttgtttagAAAGATTAGACAGAGCTGCTGTAAcaattttaaacaattttaaattTATTCTCAATTTGTAATAATTGTGTGTGAGAACAACCATCAGCAAGATACAATAATTACACTGAAATCTACCAAACAAATTTTTATGAACTAACCCGCTAAGAAGGTCATGAGCAGTGTCATTCAGCCTAGTATGTAGGACCAAGAGAAGCACCAGTCACCAAAGTGCTTGCCCGGGAAGTTCACTGTCACCCCAGTGTAAATGCCCATTGcaagcaaaacaaagagagcTGGCatggcagacagagagacacacatatttaaatgaatatgtgTAATAGTGAAGATCACCTCAGGCAAAGGTTACAGAGTTTCTTTAGCAGGCCTAGTGGACTTCCTCTGAGATTTACATGATATGCAAATTCACTgaataataatacatcattCATAGCATGTGTGacatagaaaacaaaactgttacATAGTGTGGATAACGTATCAGTGTGGTTTATTCAAATCCTATTTGACCCACTTGGAACAAAGAACATGATCCCAGCAGCAAATGAGTGGTTGAACCTCTCAAAGGCTGAGAAGTGGGCCAAGGAGAGGATTCCTGCGATGATGCCAGCAAAGCACAACATGGCAGAGAGGATCATGAAAGCATGAGTGGTATTCTAGTGGGCTGACAAGGagtaaaacaagagaaagaaagcatGCTATGAAGATATGTGCATGATGATAATTGAGAAATGATAAAACCTTTATATGATCTAAATGGTTTCAATTCAAAATGAATTCAGCCATTTAACAAACTCActagaaatgaataaatctaATTCTACTGAGCCTTTAAAAACGACCTCTGGCATTT
The sequence above is drawn from the Thunnus maccoyii chromosome 10, fThuMac1.1, whole genome shotgun sequence genome and encodes:
- the LOC121905408 gene encoding free fatty acid receptor 2-like, with amino-acid sequence MELVVRSEVILSVYIIAFLIGLPANLLALYAFSVKIHSKPHPTNILLLNLTVSDLLFLIILPLKMYEAASGMMWKLPNFLCSITSFIFFSTIYTSSLLLMAVSVVRYIAVAFPITYRQLQKPVYTIVISAIIWIISAAHCSITFITQHHPSLSSNNTSVCYENFTEKQLKVLLSVRLELFFVLCLIPLLICIYCYLSCIFILYSRPRISQMQKQKAIGMALGTLAVFLICVLPYNISHVMGFFQGESPKWRYYTLLLSTFNTCIDPIIFYFSSSAFHCTGKKSVFRNCRLLVSGSHTQGTISS